A genome region from Myripristis murdjan chromosome 16, fMyrMur1.1, whole genome shotgun sequence includes the following:
- the ncoa7a gene encoding nuclear receptor coactivator 7 isoform X2, translated as MKLLPDNIRVLYFASLEPYVQIITVKDSKRRQSLCSSEGSEAEEPEYQEEAEDLLPVLSDHSQLLDDNHLESLAAHMPARTKGYPWQLVYSTAVHGTSLKTLYRNMAAFDNPVLLVIKDMHNKVFGAFSSDPFRVSDCCYGTGETFLYSFSPDFKVYRWSGENYYFVRGHLGSLQIGGGGGCFGLWLDGDLYHGSSYSCPTFHNAPLSTHQDFLVQDLEVWTIQN; from the exons ATGAAGCTGCTGCCAGACAACATCAGGGTGCTTTATTTTGCCAGTTTGGAGCCTTATGTTCAG ATAATCACAGTCAAGGACTCCAAGCGTCGACAGAGTCTGTGCAGCTCCGAGGGCTCTGAAGCAGAAGAGCCTGAGTACCAGGAGGAAGCTGAGGACCTTCTTCCTGTTCTCAGTGACCACAGCCAGCTGCTGGATGACAATCACCTGGAGAGT CTAGCTGCCCACATGCCAGCCAGGACCAAGGGCTATCCATGGCAGCTGGTCTACAGCACCGCGGTCCATGGGACCAGCCTGAAGACTCTGTACAGGAATATGGCTGCTTTCGACAACCCTGTGCTGCTGGTCATCAAAGACATGCACAACAAG gtgtTTGGAGCTTTTTCCTCTGATCCATTCAGAGTCAGTGACTGCTGCTACGGCACAGGAGAGACTTTCCTGTACAGCTTCAGCCCAGATTTCAAG GTGTACAGGTGGAGTGGAGAGAACTACTACTTTGTGAGGGGCCACTTGGGGTCTCTGCAGATTGGTGGAGGAGG GGGATGCTTTGGTTTGTGGCTGGACGGTGACCTGTACCACGGCTCCAGTTATTCCTGTCCCACCTTCCACAACGCGCCTCTCTCCACGCATCAAGACTTCCTTGTGCAAGATCTCGAAGTCTGGACCATCCAGAACTGA
- the LOC115373737 gene encoding actin-binding Rho-activating protein isoform X2 translates to MGTNNQETITMETENNIPPTAQLSDDSTVCVVSVKGLKENWQKWSDGHREYQKHNPFSHDTRPVATIPQRGQDGYGRPLQGSMTEQRGKDAHTHISREVQELCEVIKNIGELSSGGGDGDGDSGEVITVEFGKLFEHYVTISNKVVGILLRARKQGLVQFEGEMLWQGQDDHVIITLLQ, encoded by the coding sequence ATGGGGACAAACAACCAGGAGaccatcaccatggaaacagagaACAACATCCCACCCACTGCTCAGCTGAGTGATGACAGCACGGTGTGCGTGGTCTCTGTCAAGGGCCTAAAGGAGAACTGGCAGAAGTGGTCTGACGGGCACCGTGAGTACCAGAAGCACAACCCCTTCAGTCATGACACCAGGCCCGTGGCCACGATCCCTCAGCGGGGACAGGACGGCTACGGGAGGCCCCTGCAGGGCTCCATGACGGAGCAGCGGGGCAaggatgctcacacacacatcagccgGGAGGTTCAGGAGCTGTGTGAGGTGATAAAGAACATCGGAGAGCTTAGCAGcggaggtggagatggagatggtgaCAGCGGGGAAGTGATCACTGTAGAGTTTGGGAAACTGTTTGAGCATTATGTGACTATTTCTAATAAAGTAGTGGGGATTCTGCTGCGGGCCAGGAAGCAGGGCCTGGTTCAGTTTGAGGGGGAGATGCTCTGGCAGGGGCAGGACGACCACGTTATCATCACTCTGTTGCAGTGA
- the ncoa7a gene encoding nuclear receptor coactivator 7 isoform X1: protein MGVAYSVGEVDHLYTFFVQWSPDIYTKDSKKHCRPRYLIREKSQNRFLVVEKNKVAVINKLLNNHASPTANKWEIITVKDSKRRQSLCSSEGSEAEEPEYQEEAEDLLPVLSDHSQLLDDNHLESLAAHMPARTKGYPWQLVYSTAVHGTSLKTLYRNMAAFDNPVLLVIKDMHNKVFGAFSSDPFRVSDCCYGTGETFLYSFSPDFKVYRWSGENYYFVRGHLGSLQIGGGGGCFGLWLDGDLYHGSSYSCPTFHNAPLSTHQDFLVQDLEVWTIQN, encoded by the exons ATGGGAGTTGCCTACAGTGTTGGAGA GGTCGACCACCTCTACACCTTCTTTGTCCAGTGGTCGCCGGACATCTACACCAAAGACAGCAAGAAACACTGCCGGCCCCGCTACCTCATCAGGGAGAAGAGCCAGAACCGCTTCCTGGTAGTGGAGAAAAATAAGGTGGCTGTGATCAACAAACTGCTCAACAACCATGCCAGCCCCACTGCTAACAAATGGGAG ATAATCACAGTCAAGGACTCCAAGCGTCGACAGAGTCTGTGCAGCTCCGAGGGCTCTGAAGCAGAAGAGCCTGAGTACCAGGAGGAAGCTGAGGACCTTCTTCCTGTTCTCAGTGACCACAGCCAGCTGCTGGATGACAATCACCTGGAGAGT CTAGCTGCCCACATGCCAGCCAGGACCAAGGGCTATCCATGGCAGCTGGTCTACAGCACCGCGGTCCATGGGACCAGCCTGAAGACTCTGTACAGGAATATGGCTGCTTTCGACAACCCTGTGCTGCTGGTCATCAAAGACATGCACAACAAG gtgtTTGGAGCTTTTTCCTCTGATCCATTCAGAGTCAGTGACTGCTGCTACGGCACAGGAGAGACTTTCCTGTACAGCTTCAGCCCAGATTTCAAG GTGTACAGGTGGAGTGGAGAGAACTACTACTTTGTGAGGGGCCACTTGGGGTCTCTGCAGATTGGTGGAGGAGG GGGATGCTTTGGTTTGTGGCTGGACGGTGACCTGTACCACGGCTCCAGTTATTCCTGTCCCACCTTCCACAACGCGCCTCTCTCCACGCATCAAGACTTCCTTGTGCAAGATCTCGAAGTCTGGACCATCCAGAACTGA
- the LOC115373737 gene encoding actin-binding Rho-activating protein isoform X1: MMGTNNQETITMETENNIPPTAQLSDDSTVCVVSVKGLKENWQKWSDGHREYQKHNPFSHDTRPVATIPQRGQDGYGRPLQGSMTEQRGKDAHTHISREVQELCEVIKNIGELSSGGGDGDGDSGEVITVEFGKLFEHYVTISNKVVGILLRARKQGLVQFEGEMLWQGQDDHVIITLLQ, from the exons AT GATGGGGACAAACAACCAGGAGaccatcaccatggaaacagagaACAACATCCCACCCACTGCTCAGCTGAGTGATGACAGCACGGTGTGCGTGGTCTCTGTCAAGGGCCTAAAGGAGAACTGGCAGAAGTGGTCTGACGGGCACCGTGAGTACCAGAAGCACAACCCCTTCAGTCATGACACCAGGCCCGTGGCCACGATCCCTCAGCGGGGACAGGACGGCTACGGGAGGCCCCTGCAGGGCTCCATGACGGAGCAGCGGGGCAaggatgctcacacacacatcagccgGGAGGTTCAGGAGCTGTGTGAGGTGATAAAGAACATCGGAGAGCTTAGCAGcggaggtggagatggagatggtgaCAGCGGGGAAGTGATCACTGTAGAGTTTGGGAAACTGTTTGAGCATTATGTGACTATTTCTAATAAAGTAGTGGGGATTCTGCTGCGGGCCAGGAAGCAGGGCCTGGTTCAGTTTGAGGGGGAGATGCTCTGGCAGGGGCAGGACGACCACGTTATCATCACTCTGTTGCAGTGA
- the hint3 gene encoding adenosine 5'-monophosphoramidase HINT3, whose translation MAGVEQATTQPAQVDLSKPNTGPLDGYDKKCIFCKIVNKEMETELLHCDEEISCFRDIKPGAPHHYLVVPTKHVGNCKSLNKDHVPLVERMVETGKEILHKNNITDLSDVRFGFHWPPFCSVTHLHLHVLAPASQMGFMSRLFYRLNSYWFITADQLIQLLNSKGEAN comes from the exons ATGGCAGGGGTCGAGCAGGCTACCACACAACCTGCACAAGTCGATCTTTCCAAACCAAACACCGGCCCGCTTGACGGTTATgacaaaaagtgcattttctgcAAGATTGTAAACAAAGAAATGGAGACGGAGCTTCTTCACTGT GATGAGGAGATCTCATGCTTCAGGGACATCAAGCCTGGAGCTCCACACCACTACCTGGTGGTCCCAACCAAGCATGTTGGGAACTGCAAGTCCCTCAACAAAGACCATGTGCCTTTAG TGGAGCGGATGGTTGAGACAGGGAAGGAGATCCTGCATAAAAACAACATTACAGATCTCAGCGATGTCAG GTTTGGTTTCCACTGGCCTCCATTCTGTTCTGTCACCCACCTGCACCTCCATGTCCTGGCCCCAGCCAGTCAGATGGGCTTCATGTCCCGCCTCTTCTACAGACTCAACTCTTACTGGTTCATCACA GCAGACCAGTTGATTCAACTCCTCAACTCTAAAGGAGAGGCCAACTGA